One stretch of Pseudoramibacter sp. DNA includes these proteins:
- the ilvD gene encoding dihydroxy-acid dehydratase, giving the protein MKKIKRTAAAYSLFNALGYTKEEMERPLVGVVNSFNEIVPGHMNLDKICEAVKAGVRLAGGTPVEIPAIAVCDGIAMGHQGMKYSLVTRELIADSTEAMAIAHHFDALVMIPNCDKNVPGLLMAAARLNLPTVFVSGGPMLAGHVGGKKVSLSAMFEAQGAHQAGKISDAKFDEFVAHTCETCGSCSGMYTANSMNCLTEAMGMGLRGNGTIPAVYSQRLRLAKHAGMQVMEMIEKDIRPSDIMTEAAFYNALTVDMALGCSTNTMLHLPAIAHEAGVEINPDIVNKVSDRTPNLCHLAPAGDTHIEDLNAAGGVYAVMTELNKKGLLNLDCMTVTGKNMAENLKGVQNLNPEIIRPIDHPFMEKGGLSMLKGSLAPETAVIKQSAVLPEMLVHEGPAKVFNSEEEAQAAIDSGKIVKGDVVVIRYEGPKGGPGMREMLNPTSAIMGMGLGDSVALITDGRFSGATRGACIGHVSPEAAAGGPIAFVQDGDRIRIDIPNRTVDLLVSDEEMAKRRENWTPKTPDITTGYLARYAKLVSSANEGAILK; this is encoded by the coding sequence ATGAAAAAAATAAAACGAACAGCAGCAGCCTATTCTTTATTTAATGCATTAGGCTATACAAAAGAAGAAATGGAACGGCCTCTGGTCGGCGTGGTCAATTCTTTTAATGAAATCGTGCCAGGACATATGAATCTGGATAAGATTTGCGAAGCAGTTAAAGCAGGTGTGCGTCTGGCGGGCGGGACGCCTGTTGAAATCCCGGCTATTGCTGTATGCGACGGGATTGCAATGGGACACCAGGGGATGAAGTACTCGCTGGTTACCCGGGAATTAATTGCCGATTCGACGGAAGCTATGGCTATCGCACATCATTTTGATGCCCTTGTCATGATTCCGAACTGTGATAAAAACGTGCCAGGGCTTCTGATGGCGGCAGCGCGTCTGAATCTGCCGACGGTATTTGTCTCCGGGGGACCGATGCTGGCCGGCCATGTCGGCGGCAAAAAAGTCAGCCTCTCTGCGATGTTTGAAGCACAGGGCGCACACCAGGCCGGCAAAATTTCTGACGCAAAGTTTGATGAATTTGTCGCCCATACCTGCGAAACCTGCGGTTCCTGCTCCGGGATGTACACAGCGAACAGCATGAACTGCTTAACAGAAGCGATGGGCATGGGTCTGAGGGGAAATGGAACGATTCCTGCAGTTTATTCTCAAAGACTGCGCCTTGCCAAACATGCGGGGATGCAGGTGATGGAAATGATCGAAAAGGATATTCGTCCATCAGATATCATGACAGAAGCGGCGTTTTACAATGCCCTGACCGTCGATATGGCTTTAGGCTGCAGTACGAACACGATGCTGCACCTTCCTGCCATTGCTCACGAAGCTGGAGTCGAAATCAATCCGGATATTGTCAATAAGGTTTCTGACCGAACCCCAAATCTTTGCCATTTAGCACCGGCAGGGGACACCCATATTGAAGATTTAAATGCAGCAGGCGGCGTTTATGCGGTGATGACTGAATTGAACAAAAAGGGACTGCTGAACCTTGACTGTATGACAGTTACAGGCAAAAACATGGCAGAAAATTTAAAAGGTGTTCAGAATCTGAACCCTGAAATCATTCGTCCTATCGACCATCCTTTCATGGAAAAAGGCGGACTGTCAATGTTAAAAGGATCGTTGGCACCGGAAACAGCTGTGATCAAACAATCAGCGGTACTGCCTGAAATGCTTGTACACGAAGGCCCGGCAAAGGTCTTTAATTCCGAAGAAGAAGCACAAGCGGCAATTGACAGCGGAAAGATTGTTAAAGGGGATGTTGTTGTCATCCGTTACGAAGGGCCGAAAGGCGGTCCAGGTATGCGTGAAATGCTCAATCCGACTTCTGCGATTATGGGCATGGGATTAGGAGATTCTGTAGCATTAATTACAGACGGACGTTTCTCCGGCGCAACCCGCGGTGCTTGTATTGGACATGTCTCTCCGGAAGCGGCAGCCGGCGGCCCGATCGCTTTTGTTCAGGACGGAGACCGGATCCGCATCGACATTCCAAACAGAACGGTCGATTTACTGGTATCAGATGAAGAAATGGCGAAACGAAGAGAAAACTGGACGCCTAAAACACCAGATATTACCACAGGCTATTTGGCCAGATATGCGAAACTGGTGTCGTCGGCCAATGAAGGCGCGATCTTGAAATAG
- the leuC gene encoding 3-isopropylmalate dehydratase large subunit has protein sequence MGMTMTQKILAAHAGTDSVKAGDLIMADLDLVLGNDITSPVAINVFKNLNTNKVFDQDKVALVPDHFAPNKDIKAAEQCKVVRQFAGDQKISNYFEVGRMGVEHALLPEQGLVTAGDLVIGADSHTCTYGALGAFSTGVGSTDMAVGMATGKAWFKVPSAIKFNLAGKMKPYVSGKDLILHIIGMIGVDGALYKSMEFTGPGVANLTMDDRFTIANMAIEAGGKNGIFPVDDLTLAYIKEHSKKPYTVYEADDDAEYDAVYNIDLSELEPTVAFPHLPENTKTVAEIKEPVYIDQVVIGSCTNGRFSDFEKADRILKGRKISDRVRVIVIPATQKIWEQCMEAGFFKDFVEAGCAISTPTCGPCLGGYMGILAKGERCVSTTNRNFVGRMGHVDSEVYLASPETAAASAILGYIGTPDEL, from the coding sequence ATGGGAATGACAATGACTCAGAAAATACTGGCTGCGCATGCTGGAACAGATTCAGTGAAGGCAGGCGATTTAATTATGGCAGATCTCGACTTAGTGTTGGGAAATGATATCACATCACCTGTCGCCATCAATGTGTTTAAAAATTTAAATACCAATAAAGTGTTTGACCAGGATAAGGTGGCGCTGGTACCGGATCATTTCGCTCCTAACAAAGATATTAAGGCTGCAGAACAATGCAAAGTGGTTCGCCAGTTTGCAGGGGATCAGAAAATTTCAAACTATTTTGAAGTTGGCCGTATGGGCGTAGAACACGCACTGCTGCCGGAACAGGGATTGGTCACAGCTGGCGATTTGGTCATTGGCGCTGATTCTCACACCTGTACATACGGTGCACTTGGGGCGTTTTCAACAGGCGTCGGTTCAACGGATATGGCGGTTGGTATGGCAACAGGCAAAGCTTGGTTTAAAGTGCCTTCGGCGATTAAGTTTAATCTGGCAGGAAAGATGAAGCCCTATGTTTCTGGCAAAGATTTGATTTTACACATTATTGGCATGATCGGGGTCGATGGTGCCCTTTACAAATCAATGGAATTCACTGGCCCCGGGGTGGCGAATCTGACGATGGACGATCGCTTTACCATTGCGAATATGGCCATTGAAGCTGGTGGGAAAAACGGCATCTTTCCAGTAGATGACCTGACACTTGCCTACATTAAAGAACATTCCAAGAAGCCTTATACGGTTTATGAAGCAGATGATGATGCTGAATACGACGCAGTGTACAATATCGATTTGTCAGAACTTGAACCGACAGTCGCTTTCCCGCATTTGCCGGAAAATACAAAAACCGTGGCTGAAATTAAAGAACCGGTGTATATCGATCAGGTTGTCATTGGTTCATGTACTAACGGCCGCTTCTCTGATTTTGAAAAAGCAGACCGCATTCTTAAGGGAAGAAAAATTTCAGACCGTGTCCGCGTGATTGTCATTCCGGCAACGCAGAAAATCTGGGAACAATGCATGGAAGCAGGCTTTTTCAAAGATTTTGTTGAAGCAGGATGCGCGATCAGCACACCGACTTGCGGGCCTTGCCTCGGCGGATACATGGGCATATTAGCAAAGGGCGAACGCTGTGTGTCTACAACCAACCGGAATTTTGTCGGACGTATGGGTCATGTGGATTCTGAAGTTTATTTGGCCAGCCCGGAAACAGCAGCAGCTTCAGCGATCTTAGGCTATATTGGCACGCCGGATGAATTATAA
- the leuD gene encoding 3-isopropylmalate dehydratase small subunit, producing the protein MNAKGKVFRYGDNVDTDVIIPARYLNTSDPLELAQHCMEDIDKDFVNNVHKGDIIVADDNFGCGSSREHAPISIKASGVSCVIANSFARIFYRNAINIGLPILECPEAVKVIEAGDEVEVDFDSGKITDLTKNQSFQGQAFPPFMQQLIQAGGLVNYVNKNMLNKKEQ; encoded by the coding sequence ATGAACGCAAAAGGAAAAGTCTTTCGTTATGGAGACAATGTAGATACAGATGTTATTATTCCGGCCCGCTATTTAAATACGAGCGATCCTTTGGAATTAGCTCAGCACTGCATGGAAGATATTGATAAAGATTTCGTCAACAATGTTCACAAGGGCGACATTATCGTGGCAGATGATAATTTTGGATGCGGATCATCAAGAGAACATGCACCGATTTCGATCAAAGCATCGGGAGTATCCTGCGTGATTGCCAATAGTTTTGCCCGTATTTTTTACAGAAACGCCATTAACATTGGCCTGCCGATTTTGGAATGCCCGGAAGCTGTGAAAGTCATTGAAGCAGGGGATGAAGTGGAAGTCGATTTTGATTCAGGGAAAATAACGGATTTGACTAAAAACCAGTCCTTTCAGGGCCAGGCATTTCCGCCGTTTATGCAGCAACTCATTCAAGCCGGCGGTTTGGTGAATTATGTCAATAAAAATATGTTAAATAAAAAGGAACAGTGA
- the cimA gene encoding citramalate synthase — protein MMTEASKKITIFDSTLRDGAQAEGISFSVKDKLDIVKILDKMGIDIIEAGNPGSNPKDIAFFEELKTLPLSHAALCAFGSTCHPGKKAEDDANLQAILKTNTKYAAIFGKASVFHVQSILNTTREENLRMIEDSCQFLSQNGKKVIFDAEHFFDGYALDADYALATLKAAEKGGAVAVSLCDTNGGTLPSKIQKIVGHVCNSLQIEVAIHAHNDSGLGVAASLSGVEGGASQVQGTFLGYGERCGNANLATVIADLQLKMGYQCLPENKIEKLTPTAIKIAEISNYALTGREPYIGKSAFAHKGGMHIDAVLKAPHSFEHIDPQSVGNQRRILMSEVAGRGTIIQLIHEIDPGIEKHSKEATRVMDRIKELEYQGYQFEGAESSVKLLIRKELGKFKPFFEIEDFKTIGEKPAAGHALSASAIVKVSVEGQEAINAAEGDGPVNALDKALRAALEGFYPSIKSLRLTDFKVRVIDQGATASKVRVLIESSDGDDIWSNVGVSTDVIEASLIALVDSIEYKLLKDMEKKIKDYYL, from the coding sequence ATGATGACAGAAGCCTCAAAAAAAATAACGATATTTGATTCGACATTAAGAGATGGCGCACAGGCAGAAGGCATTTCTTTTTCAGTTAAGGATAAATTGGATATTGTGAAGATCCTCGATAAAATGGGAATCGATATTATAGAAGCCGGCAATCCCGGATCAAATCCAAAGGACATTGCATTTTTCGAAGAACTGAAAACATTGCCGCTGTCTCACGCGGCACTGTGTGCATTTGGATCGACCTGCCACCCTGGAAAGAAGGCAGAGGATGATGCAAATCTTCAGGCAATTTTGAAAACCAACACCAAATACGCTGCGATTTTTGGAAAAGCTTCAGTATTTCATGTTCAATCGATATTGAATACGACGCGTGAAGAAAATCTGAGGATGATCGAAGATTCCTGCCAATTTTTATCTCAAAACGGAAAAAAGGTCATTTTTGATGCAGAACATTTTTTTGACGGTTATGCGCTGGATGCCGATTATGCGCTGGCGACGCTGAAGGCTGCAGAAAAAGGCGGTGCTGTCGCGGTCTCGCTGTGTGATACAAACGGCGGAACACTGCCGTCGAAGATTCAGAAAATTGTCGGCCATGTTTGCAACAGTCTTCAGATAGAGGTTGCGATTCATGCTCACAATGACAGCGGCTTAGGCGTCGCGGCTTCTCTTTCCGGCGTAGAGGGAGGTGCATCTCAGGTTCAAGGTACTTTCCTGGGATACGGCGAACGCTGTGGCAATGCCAATTTGGCGACAGTGATCGCAGATCTGCAGCTCAAGATGGGTTACCAGTGCCTGCCAGAAAATAAGATCGAAAAATTGACACCTACCGCGATTAAGATTGCTGAAATTTCTAATTATGCATTGACAGGAAGAGAACCTTATATCGGAAAAAGCGCTTTTGCCCATAAAGGCGGAATGCACATCGATGCGGTTCTCAAGGCGCCGCATTCCTTTGAACACATTGATCCGCAGTCTGTCGGCAATCAGCGGCGGATATTAATGTCAGAGGTGGCTGGAAGGGGAACCATCATCCAGCTGATTCACGAGATCGATCCGGGAATTGAAAAACATTCAAAAGAAGCCACCCGGGTTATGGACCGCATAAAAGAATTGGAGTATCAGGGTTACCAGTTTGAGGGAGCGGAAAGTTCCGTTAAACTGCTGATTCGAAAAGAGCTGGGCAAATTCAAGCCGTTCTTTGAAATAGAAGATTTCAAAACCATTGGTGAAAAACCAGCTGCAGGTCACGCTTTATCGGCTTCGGCCATCGTTAAAGTTTCTGTTGAAGGGCAGGAGGCGATCAACGCAGCTGAAGGAGACGGCCCTGTTAATGCTCTGGATAAAGCATTGCGTGCCGCACTCGAAGGGTTTTATCCCAGTATCAAGTCTTTAAGGCTGACAGATTTCAAGGTCCGGGTGATTGATCAAGGCGCAACAGCATCGAAAGTGCGTGTGCTGATCGAAAGCAGTGATGGAGACGATATTTGGAGTAATGTCGGGGTCTCGACCGATGTAATTGAAGCTAGCTTAATTGCACTGGTCGATTCCATTGAATATAAATTATTGAAGGATATGGAAAAGAAAATCAAAGACTATTATTTATAA
- the leuB gene encoding 3-isopropylmalate dehydrogenase, which produces MDYKIAVIKGDGIGPEIVGASMKVLDKIGEKYNHRFNYQEVLAGGIAIDKTGSPLPQETVDVCKKSDAVLLGAMGGPKWDDLPGDKRPEAGLLGIRKALGLYANLRPAMLFDELRDASPLKPELIGDGLNVLVVRELTGDVYFGEKHRDGDEYASDLMNYSRMEVERIAKIGFDAAMRRNKKVTCVDKANVLETSRLWRKIVTEVAEQYPEVEVDYLYVDNAAMQLVINPHQFDVILTGNLFGDILSDESSTITGSIGMLPSASLGENNFGMYEPIHGSAPDIAGQDKANPIATVLSVAMMLRYTLGLEEEAKNIESAVEATLKQGWRTGDIATKGEKVIGCQEMAQHIIENL; this is translated from the coding sequence ATGGACTATAAAATTGCAGTAATCAAAGGAGACGGCATTGGTCCTGAAATTGTCGGGGCCAGTATGAAGGTTTTAGATAAAATTGGTGAAAAATACAATCATCGCTTTAATTATCAGGAAGTGCTTGCCGGCGGCATTGCCATCGACAAAACAGGCTCTCCTTTACCTCAGGAAACCGTCGACGTTTGCAAAAAATCCGATGCGGTTTTACTGGGGGCAATGGGCGGCCCAAAGTGGGATGATCTGCCAGGCGACAAAAGACCTGAAGCCGGACTTTTGGGAATCAGAAAAGCTTTGGGACTTTATGCCAACCTTCGTCCGGCGATGCTGTTTGATGAACTTCGTGACGCATCTCCCCTTAAACCGGAATTGATCGGTGACGGATTAAACGTATTGGTTGTCAGAGAACTGACAGGTGATGTCTATTTTGGAGAAAAACATCGTGATGGCGATGAATATGCCTCTGATTTGATGAATTATTCCAGAATGGAAGTCGAACGCATTGCGAAAATTGGTTTTGACGCGGCAATGCGCCGAAACAAAAAAGTTACTTGCGTAGATAAGGCCAATGTTTTGGAAACGTCACGGTTATGGCGCAAAATCGTTACAGAAGTTGCAGAACAGTACCCGGAAGTTGAAGTGGATTATCTGTATGTCGACAATGCTGCCATGCAGCTGGTGATCAATCCGCATCAGTTCGATGTTATTTTGACGGGCAACCTTTTCGGCGATATTTTGTCAGATGAATCCTCAACGATTACGGGCTCCATTGGCATGCTGCCATCTGCCAGCTTAGGGGAAAATAATTTTGGCATGTATGAACCGATTCATGGGTCTGCTCCGGATATCGCAGGACAAGATAAAGCCAACCCGATTGCAACGGTATTGTCTGTAGCTATGATGCTGCGATACACGCTGGGACTTGAAGAAGAAGCTAAAAATATCGAATCCGCTGTTGAAGCCACCTTGAAGCAGGGATGGCGCACGGGCGATATTGCGACAAAGGGTGAAAAAGTTATCGGCTGCCAGGAAATGGCACAGCATATCATCGAAAATTTATAA
- the ilvB gene encoding biosynthetic-type acetolactate synthase large subunit, with translation MMDQNSQKLKGSEIVVKCLQEQGVEYVFSYPGGAVIPLFDAFYRMEHNIHQVEPCHEQNGIHAAEGYARASGKVGVGITTSGPGATNAVTAIADAHMDSTPLVVFTGQVTQQLLGKDSFQEVDITSITLPITKHNFIIKDITMLAPTIREAFRIAQSGRPGPVVIDVPKNIFLEETIYTPAQPYSLDEERPTPQRDALNRAAEYINKAERPVIYAGGGVIKAGASELLVKFAEKAGIPVANSLMGLGSIPRDNDLSLGLVGMHGSQECNLAVINCDTLIAIGARFSDRVTGNINEFMRDKKIIQIDVDATEFEKNVEANVHICADIADALPKLYNLVKENSHPKWYQQIAKWPLKEKPDTEYHPRTIIHHINKFFEDAYVVTEVGQHQMWVGQHWRFKFPNQYITSGGLGTMGFGMGAAIGCQFAKPDHQVLLFAGDGSFRMNFTELTTIRRYNLPIKIFLFNNETLGMVRQWQKLFNDRRYAQTDLTDHAVDYLKLADAFNIKNYDVTDLKSLDQTLEEIKDLDEPVLVNCHIDHDEGVYPMVPAGKPIDEIYYE, from the coding sequence ATGATGGATCAAAATAGTCAAAAGTTAAAGGGCTCGGAAATTGTCGTAAAATGCCTGCAGGAACAGGGTGTGGAATATGTATTTTCCTATCCTGGCGGTGCTGTCATTCCGCTTTTTGATGCATTTTACAGAATGGAACACAACATTCACCAGGTGGAACCGTGCCACGAACAAAATGGGATTCATGCTGCAGAAGGCTATGCCCGCGCGAGCGGAAAAGTAGGCGTTGGCATTACGACCTCCGGACCAGGCGCTACGAATGCCGTTACAGCCATTGCCGATGCGCATATGGATTCAACGCCGCTGGTGGTCTTTACAGGGCAGGTGACACAGCAGCTTTTAGGTAAAGATTCTTTCCAGGAAGTGGACATTACCAGTATCACGCTGCCAATTACCAAGCATAATTTTATTATTAAAGACATTACGATGCTGGCGCCGACCATCAGAGAAGCTTTTCGCATTGCACAGAGCGGCCGCCCGGGTCCAGTTGTGATCGATGTTCCGAAGAATATTTTCTTGGAGGAAACCATCTATACACCTGCACAGCCCTATTCACTCGATGAAGAACGCCCGACACCTCAGCGGGATGCTTTGAATCGTGCAGCAGAATATATTAACAAGGCAGAACGCCCAGTTATTTATGCCGGCGGCGGTGTTATTAAAGCAGGCGCTTCAGAACTCCTTGTTAAATTTGCGGAAAAAGCCGGCATTCCAGTGGCAAATTCTCTGATGGGGCTGGGCAGTATTCCACGAGACAATGACCTCTCTCTTGGGCTGGTTGGTATGCACGGGTCTCAGGAATGTAATTTGGCTGTCATCAACTGCGATACGCTGATTGCTATCGGTGCGAGATTTTCAGATCGTGTGACAGGCAATATCAATGAATTTATGCGCGATAAAAAAATCATTCAAATTGATGTTGATGCGACAGAATTCGAAAAGAATGTAGAAGCGAACGTGCACATCTGCGCAGATATTGCGGATGCTCTTCCAAAACTTTATAATCTGGTCAAAGAAAATTCTCATCCAAAATGGTATCAGCAGATTGCCAAGTGGCCCCTTAAAGAAAAACCGGATACAGAATATCACCCCAGAACGATTATTCATCACATCAATAAGTTCTTTGAAGATGCTTATGTTGTGACAGAAGTTGGGCAGCATCAGATGTGGGTCGGCCAGCATTGGCGTTTTAAATTCCCGAACCAATACATCACATCCGGTGGTTTGGGAACCATGGGCTTCGGCATGGGGGCTGCTATTGGCTGTCAATTTGCGAAGCCTGATCATCAGGTGCTCCTGTTTGCAGGAGACGGTTCTTTCAGAATGAACTTTACGGAACTGACGACAATCCGCCGTTATAATCTGCCTATTAAAATTTTCCTGTTTAACAACGAAACATTAGGCATGGTGCGGCAATGGCAGAAATTATTCAATGATCGGCGCTATGCCCAGACGGATTTGACGGATCACGCCGTAGATTATTTGAAATTGGCAGATGCGTTTAATATTAAAAATTATGATGTGACTGATCTGAAATCTCTAGATCAGACATTGGAAGAAATCAAAGATCTCGATGAACCTGTTTTGGTTAACTGTCATATCGATCATGACGAAGGGGTATACCCGATGGTGCCGGCAGGCAAACCTATTGATGAAATTTATTACGAATAA
- a CDS encoding prepilin peptidase translates to MMEVVFSWIFGSIFGSFVTCWCERRLNGKSVRSGRSQCDACGRVLLKRDLIPIFSYLALRGRCRYCGAKIDKISLFNELAGAFCFAYFSWRWGWHLWTLRNAVLVLLLMAVTTIDEAAYIIPDSLIAAGVLWWVVTAYLCHQSLLKNLLGACVLAGLVWITALAMDHVLNRESLGGGDIKLFFMTGLFVGCYFVMWHLLFSACIGLVIYGIRQYKESDRIEAIPFGPAIAVSTLLTIILEPILVRFLVVIYS, encoded by the coding sequence ATGATGGAAGTTGTATTTTCATGGATATTTGGATCGATTTTCGGAAGTTTTGTGACCTGCTGGTGCGAAAGAAGATTAAACGGGAAATCTGTTAGATCAGGACGGAGCCAATGCGATGCCTGCGGCCGTGTGCTTTTAAAGCGGGATTTAATTCCCATTTTTTCATACTTGGCACTGCGCGGCAGGTGCCGTTATTGTGGCGCCAAGATTGACAAAATAAGTTTGTTTAATGAATTGGCTGGCGCATTTTGCTTTGCCTATTTTTCGTGGCGGTGGGGATGGCATTTATGGACGCTTCGCAATGCGGTTTTAGTACTGTTGTTAATGGCAGTCACCACGATTGATGAGGCGGCATATATCATTCCGGATTCTTTAATTGCTGCAGGTGTGCTGTGGTGGGTTGTTACCGCGTATTTGTGTCATCAGTCTTTATTAAAGAATCTGCTGGGGGCATGCGTTCTTGCAGGATTAGTCTGGATAACGGCGCTGGCGATGGATCATGTTCTGAATAGAGAGTCCCTTGGCGGCGGAGACATCAAGCTGTTTTTTATGACAGGGCTGTTCGTTGGCTGTTATTTTGTCATGTGGCATTTATTGTTCTCTGCATGTATTGGATTAGTGATTTATGGTATTCGCCAGTATAAAGAATCCGATCGGATAGAGGCAATCCCATTTGGGCCGGCGATTGCGGTTTCAACCCTATTGACGATTATTTTAGAACCGATTTTGGTACGATTTTTGGTTGTAATTTATTCATAA
- a CDS encoding alpha-amylase family glycosyl hydrolase has product MKHDEMIIYHIFTMGYCGAETTQDQCEGVHHRLSKIESQLSYLQKLGINTVLLGPLFSSISHGYDTTDYRQVDPRLGTNEDLSHLVGACHRHGIAVVLDCVFNHVGRSFFAFQDLKQHREQSIYKDWFDQVNFWDNNEYNDGFSYHNWAGCNNLVKLNLHHPEVKKYLFETMMFWIDQFDIDGVRMDAANVMDLNFIRELGDAARAKKPNFWMIGESVMGDYSQMVEAGKLDSVTNYEDYKGMYSSLNDRNYFEIAYSLNRLFAQGGLYQRFLTYNFVDNHDVDRIASTLNDERDLEPIYLMLFTMPGIPSIYYGSEAGIKARKGPNTDAPLRPAMEEIPFDLNNPLTRKIQSMIHIRKCVEALRIGSYEQIFVQSCQMGFLRATKNQQVMVLFNCDAAPAEIHHDRMNGDYFDLYHQKAWHLSGTVTIPPKGGMILMPKEQALLIKAKPTEKVFKKPKKMEDFMKLALDEAKIAEREEEVPIGAVIIKDGEVIARNHNQKEGMQDPTAHAEILAVRDAARKLGRWRLDDCTLYVTAEPCPMCMGAVIQSRLKKVVYGACEPRYGAVESTDRLGRHPMIANHTEIYGGILEKECETILKRNFSRIRN; this is encoded by the coding sequence ATGAAACACGATGAAATGATCATTTACCATATTTTTACCATGGGGTATTGTGGTGCAGAAACAACCCAGGATCAATGTGAAGGCGTTCATCATCGTTTAAGCAAGATAGAATCACAGCTGTCCTATTTACAAAAGCTGGGGATTAATACGGTGCTGCTCGGTCCCTTGTTTTCATCCATATCTCATGGTTACGATACCACTGATTATAGACAGGTGGATCCTCGTTTGGGAACCAATGAAGATTTGAGCCATCTCGTTGGAGCTTGTCATCGTCATGGGATTGCCGTCGTCTTAGACTGCGTGTTTAATCACGTTGGCAGATCTTTTTTTGCCTTTCAGGATTTAAAACAGCATCGCGAACAGTCGATCTACAAAGACTGGTTTGATCAAGTTAATTTCTGGGACAACAATGAATACAATGACGGCTTTTCTTATCATAATTGGGCTGGATGCAACAATTTGGTCAAGCTGAATCTGCATCATCCCGAAGTCAAAAAATATTTATTCGAAACCATGATGTTCTGGATCGATCAGTTTGATATTGACGGCGTTCGTATGGATGCAGCTAATGTTATGGACTTGAATTTTATTCGTGAGCTGGGGGATGCGGCGCGAGCCAAAAAACCCAATTTCTGGATGATCGGTGAGTCCGTTATGGGGGATTATTCCCAAATGGTTGAAGCGGGAAAACTGGACTCTGTCACAAACTATGAAGACTACAAGGGGATGTATTCCAGTTTAAATGACCGGAATTATTTTGAAATTGCCTATTCATTAAACCGCCTGTTTGCCCAGGGCGGACTTTACCAGCGTTTCCTGACCTATAATTTTGTTGACAATCACGATGTTGATCGAATTGCATCAACCTTAAATGATGAACGGGATCTGGAACCGATTTATTTAATGCTCTTTACCATGCCGGGTATTCCCAGTATTTATTATGGCAGTGAAGCAGGGATAAAAGCGAGAAAAGGGCCGAATACAGATGCACCGCTCAGGCCGGCGATGGAAGAAATTCCCTTTGATTTAAACAATCCACTCACACGTAAAATCCAGAGCATGATTCATATTCGCAAATGTGTAGAGGCTTTGCGAATCGGCAGTTATGAGCAGATCTTTGTGCAGTCTTGTCAAATGGGATTTCTTCGGGCAACAAAAAATCAGCAGGTGATGGTGCTTTTTAATTGTGATGCAGCGCCAGCGGAAATTCATCATGACCGCATGAACGGCGATTATTTTGATTTGTATCATCAAAAAGCATGGCATCTTTCCGGGACGGTGACTATTCCGCCAAAAGGCGGCATGATACTCATGCCGAAAGAACAGGCACTTTTGATTAAAGCAAAACCGACAGAAAAAGTTTTTAAAAAACCAAAAAAAATGGAAGATTTTATGAAATTAGCGCTGGATGAGGCGAAAATCGCGGAAAGAGAAGAAGAAGTTCCGATTGGCGCGGTAATCATCAAAGACGGTGAAGTGATCGCACGCAACCACAATCAAAAAGAAGGCATGCAGGATCCGACAGCCCATGCTGAAATCCTGGCAGTGCGGGACGCCGCCCGCAAGCTCGGCAGATGGCGGCTTGATGATTGTACGCTTTATGTCACGGCAGAGCCTTGCCCGATGTGTATGGGGGCGGTGATTCAGAGCCGTCTCAAAAAAGTGGTTTACGGGGCCTGCGAGCCAAGATACGGTGCGGTTGAATCCACTGATCGTTTAGGCCGGCATCCGATGATTGCAAATCACACTGAAATTTACGGCGGAATTTTAGAAAAAGAATGTGAAACGATACTCAAAAGAAACTTTAGCCGAATCAGAAATTAA